Genomic segment of Cytobacillus suaedae:
AAGCCTTATATTATACGATATTCTGACAAATTTCAAGAATTTTCAACAGAAATCTTTACTTTTGAGGGATATTTCACCATTTTTATACATTTGGTTTATTAATAGTATCTGTTGATTGTAGCGGAAGGTTATTTTCACTGGAGTGAAAAAACCTACCTCCTCGTCGCTTTGCGCCTGCGGGGTCTCACTTTGACGCACTTCTCCCGCAGGAGTCTCGCACCTTTAGCTACAATCAACAATGCTAGAGTTCTCAATAATTTCATTAAATTAAACTGTGGGTTTAAAAGCTAAGAATAGTACTCTTCAATCAGCATTGTCTGCAACGCTTTAAAACTTTTACCCATTATTGTTTTACCTATGTTCAGTGTGCAGTTATTCGCTGAAATCCACGAGACTCCTGCGGGAAGTGCTGTGACGTGAGACCCCGCAGTGAGGAACGAACGAGGAGGCTCACAAACTGCCCCGCGGAAAGCGAGTGGATTTTAGCGAATAACATCTATATAACATAGATACACAAAAAAGGACCCCAGTTTAATGGAGTCCATTTCGGATTGAAGCTCTTATAGGATGATAGCAATTAAGCCGCCTGAGCCTTCGTTTATGATACGTTCTAACGTTTCTTTTAGTTTGTAACGAGCGTTTTCAGGCATTAATGATAACTTAGCTTGAATTCCTTCTCGTACAATTGAACTTAGTGATCTACCAAAGATATCTGAATTCCAGATGGATAGTGGATCATCCTCAAAGTCTTGCATTAGATATCTCACTAACTCTTCACTTTGCTTCTCTGTACCAATGATAGGTGCAAACTCTGATTCAACATCTACTTTAATCATGTGAATTGAAGGTGCAACTGCTTTTAGTCTAACACCAAAGCGAGATCCTTGACGAATAATCTCTGGCTCATCTAGACTCATATCAGATAACGCAGGTGCCGCAATTCCATAACCGGTTTGCTTAACCATTCTTAACGCATCAGCCACCTGGTCATACTCTGCCTTCGCATATGCAAAATCCTGCATTAATTGTAGTAAATGATCTTTTCCTCTAATCTCAACTCCAACCACTTCTTTTAAGATTTGGTCGTATAAGTCATCTGGAGCATAAAGGTCAATTTCAGCAATACCTTGCCCCATCTCGATACCTGCCAAACTAGCTTGGTCGATAAAGTCATATTCACTAAAGTGTCCTACAACTCGGTCTACATCCCTTAAACGTTTTATATCCTTAACTGTATCTTTCACAGCTTCCTGGTAGCTCTCACGTAACCAGTGCTCTTCACGTAATACCATTACCCAGCTAGGAAGGTTCACATTCACTTCTAGTACTGGGAACTCATATAGGGCCTCTCTTAATACATTGTATACATCTGTTTCTCTCATACTCTCAACACTCATGGCAAGCACTGGAATGTCGTACTTCTCATTTAGTTGTTGACGCAGAGCTTCTGTATCAGGGTGATGTGGATGAACTGTGTTGATAACCATAATAAATGGTTTACCAACTTCTTTAAGTTCTTCGATCACTCTTTCTTCAGCTTCAATGTAGTCTTTGCGTGGGATGTCTCCAATTGAACCATCAGTTGCAATGACAACACCAATTGTTGAATGTTCCTGAATTACTTTTCTTGTTCCGATTTCTGCTGCTTCATGGAAAGGAATTGGCTCCTCATACCAAGGTGTGTTAATCATTCTTGGACCATTTTCATCCTCATAACCCTTTGCACCAGGAACTGTATAACCAACACAATCAACTAGGCGAATATTTACATCGAGTCCATCTTCAACATGTACTGAAACAGCTTGATTTGGTACAAATTTCGGTTCTGTCGTCATGATTGTTCTGCCCGCTGCGCTTTGTGGTAATTCATCCTGAGCGCGAGCTTTATCTGCTTCATTACCGATATTCGGTAAGACTACTAATTCCATAAATTTCTTAATGAAAGTAGATTTACCTGTTCTAACTGCACCAACTACTCCGAAATATATATCGCCTCCAGTACGTTCAGCGATATCTTTAAAAACATCTACCTTTTCCAAGTGATCCCCTCCCGATCTTAGAGTTCTTGGGATAATTCTATCCGAATAAGTAATATAGGACATTATATATGTATGATGTTGTCCTACTTAATTATGACTAATCCTAAAAACTTTTTTTATCCCTAGTAGAACTCATATAAACAATAAAAAACCCTTCTGTTAGAGTCTATTCTCTAAAGAAGGGTTCATGACTTATTTATCTAAAAAAATTGGTTCTTTTTTTTCTGGGTCAATTGTATAAGGCAATGAATGAGCAGGTACAAACATCGAATTCTCTACTAGTAGGTCTCTAATATCATCACCAGCTTGGTAGGAATGATCCTCTTTTTGTAATGCTAGATACAGATCTGGTCGATAATCTACGAAAATATCGATGTCTTGATTTATGACGAATGTAAGATTGTTCCCAGTAAAAGGACTAACAACATAAGGCTCCTCTTTATACCCTAGCTTTTCATAATCTAATGAAAATACATTAGTACCTAAAACCTCTTTAAACGGAGGATACCCATTGATTCTTCTATAATTGTCTAGTCTAAAATGTAGTTCACGAATAGTTTCTGTAAGCTTAAGGTCAATCAATTTCACCTTCGGCTCCGTTTCTACATCTACTAAAACATATAAATACACGCCACCATTTTCAAAGGAAGTACCCGGAGCATCCTGCATGTATTTTGGTATTAATTTATTAAAATCAACTGGGTACTTTTGATAGATAGGTGTATCCATCTCTCTCGTTTTTATAGGCAAGAGCCCCCCACTGTCTTCCTTAAATTGATTTACAGCCGTTTGGACTGCTTGCAATTGATCTTGATAAGGTACTTGATTTTGCTTTAATCTTTCTTCTGGATATAAACACCCAGAAAGTAATGTGACTATAACTAATAGCAATAAAACAGTACCATACTTTTTGGTAACATTCATTTTTTATCCATCCTTATTAGTATGTTAACCGTTAACTGGGCCACTAAACACCACGAAGAAAATGATTATTCCAGCAATAACCATAAAAAAATAGGCAATTATTGATACGATTGCTTTAAAGAAACCCTTTAATTTAAATCTACTAAAATAAATAGCGATAACTGCGATAAACATAAATCCCATTGCAGCAAGAGCAAACCACATTTTTATTAAACCAGGTGTCATTCTAACAGCTCCTTTTTATCCCAACAAAACTTGTCCATGTTAACGATTCTTTAACTTTATAAAAAAGCTCGAACGACAAATATTATACCATAAAATATTAAAAAAGGCTTTGTTCACAATGTTTTCATAATGCAAATGTCCCTACAATTTAGATTTACTGTGAAACAGATAAAAAAAAGCTGAAGTAAAGAGGGGCACTTTACTCCAGCTTTATAACTAAATACCATACCGATAGTTCATACTCAGAAGTTTACTTCCTTTAACAAGAGGTTAACTCTGTTAATAGGTTGTAATACTAAATCGAGTTCTACGTAAAGTTATCCGAACAACTTAAACGTAAAACGGTTGAAAGTATTCTATTCATATTATGCATTTTCCGTACATATTGTATCGTCTAATGCCTATCTTTTAAGCGTCAATTTATATTTCGTTAGTTTTGGTAAATAAATTTCATGTACTAACTTCTAAAACATTTGATATTGCATTATGTTCATGTTTTAGACATACTAACTGCTTAATTTTAACCCCCCTATCCCCAACACTCATCATATATTATGCGTTTTCACGTAATCCTGTGAACTGGATTTTGTTATTTAAGTAAATAAATTCATGGATCAAGCACGTTCACCTAATACATTAGAGAGATCTTCCATCTCATGGGTTTTTCCACGGGCCATTAAACTGTCAACAGCATCTTTAGCGTTTTTATTATTGAATAGTACATCATACAACGCAAAGGTAATAGGCATTTTCACATTCATTTTATTGGCAAGTTGATATGCAGCCTTGGTTGTGCGAACACCCTCCACAACCATACCCATGTTTTCAAGTACTTGATCTAAATTTTGACCTTTACCTAGCATATTTCCTGCACGCCAATTTCGAGAATGCACACTCGTACATGTAACAATAAGATCGCCAATACCTGTCAGTCCAGAAAAAGTTAATGGATTTGCTCCCATTGCCGTCCCTAACCTTGCAATTTCTGCTAGCCCTCTTGTTATTAATGCTGCTTTCGCATTGTCACCATAGCCAAGGCCATCTGTAATACCTGCGGCTAATGCAATAATGTTTTTTAAGGCACCACCAATTTCTACCCCAACGATATCCGGATTTGTGTATACACGAAAATGCTGATTAATAAATAAATCTTGTACAAATTCAGCCGACTTTATATCTTTTGAGGAAACCGTAACTGTGGTTGGATGTCTTAAACTAACTTCCTCTGCATGACTTGGGCCTGATAACACAACTACATTTTTTAATAACCGTTCAGGCATCTCATCCTCAATGATTTCGGATACTCTCATAAAGGTATCCGGCTCGATCCCTTTACTAACGTGAACAACTGTAAGAGGAGTGTTAATAACTAAACAAATATTCTTTAACACTTCCCTAATTGCTTTGGTTGGCACAGCAAGAACAATCGTATCAATTCCAATGAGAGCTTCCTCTAACAAATAATGCCCCTTAATTGAAG
This window contains:
- a CDS encoding DUF2768 domain-containing protein, which produces MTPGLIKMWFALAAMGFMFIAVIAIYFSRFKLKGFFKAIVSIIAYFFMVIAGIIIFFVVFSGPVNG
- the spoIVA gene encoding stage IV sporulation protein A, producing MEKVDVFKDIAERTGGDIYFGVVGAVRTGKSTFIKKFMELVVLPNIGNEADKARAQDELPQSAAGRTIMTTEPKFVPNQAVSVHVEDGLDVNIRLVDCVGYTVPGAKGYEDENGPRMINTPWYEEPIPFHEAAEIGTRKVIQEHSTIGVVIATDGSIGDIPRKDYIEAEERVIEELKEVGKPFIMVINTVHPHHPDTEALRQQLNEKYDIPVLAMSVESMRETDVYNVLREALYEFPVLEVNVNLPSWVMVLREEHWLRESYQEAVKDTVKDIKRLRDVDRVVGHFSEYDFIDQASLAGIEMGQGIAEIDLYAPDDLYDQILKEVVGVEIRGKDHLLQLMQDFAYAKAEYDQVADALRMVKQTGYGIAAPALSDMSLDEPEIIRQGSRFGVRLKAVAPSIHMIKVDVESEFAPIIGTEKQSEELVRYLMQDFEDDPLSIWNSDIFGRSLSSIVREGIQAKLSLMPENARYKLKETLERIINEGSGGLIAIIL
- a CDS encoding NAD(P)H-dependent glycerol-3-phosphate dehydrogenase, with protein sequence MGKITVVGAGSWGTALSMVLADNGHEVRLWGHKKDQINEVNLKHTNEKYLPGIKLPTSIKGHYLLEEALIGIDTIVLAVPTKAIREVLKNICLVINTPLTVVHVSKGIEPDTFMRVSEIIEDEMPERLLKNVVVLSGPSHAEEVSLRHPTTVTVSSKDIKSAEFVQDLFINQHFRVYTNPDIVGVEIGGALKNIIALAAGITDGLGYGDNAKAALITRGLAEIARLGTAMGANPLTFSGLTGIGDLIVTCTSVHSRNWRAGNMLGKGQNLDQVLENMGMVVEGVRTTKAAYQLANKMNVKMPITFALYDVLFNNKNAKDAVDSLMARGKTHEMEDLSNVLGERA